In Phycisphaerales bacterium, the sequence ACTGCCGTCATCCAACCCCGCGTCACACTCCTCCTCACCCAATCCCTCTGCACCATCCACCCCTGGGAGCACGTCCTCCGTGCCGCCCTCGAAGCCGGCGCCGAAGAGATCCAGATCCGGGAGAAGTCGCTCTCCGACGCCGATCTCCTCACCCTCGCCCAGCGTGCCCGAGCCATCACGCGCGAGCACGCCGCCCGACTCGTCATCAACGATCGCGTCGACCTCGCTCTCGCTGCCCAGGCCGACGGCGTCCACCTTGGCCAGGACGACCTCCCTATCCGTGCCGCCCGCGCCCTCGCCGGGAGCCAACTCGAAATCGGCGCCACCACCCCCACCCTCGAACTCGCCCGAGCCGCCATCCAGTCCGGCGCCCGCGTCCTCGGCCTCGGCCCCATGTTCCACAGCACCACCCGCCCCGACAAACCCGTCGCCGGCCCAGCCTACCTCGCCACAATCCTCGCCGACCCGCTCCTCGCCAACGTCTCCCACCGCGCCATCGGTGGCATCACCCCGGGCAACGTCGCCCAACTCGCCGCCGTCGGTTGCAAAGGTGTCGCCGTCTCCGCCTGCGTCTGCTCGTCGCCGGATCCCGCCGCCGTCGTGCGCGCGCTCCGACACGCCCTCGAACCCACCCGCTCTACACTCGCCCGATGAACTTCCAGAAAGCAGTCCTCCCCAACGGCCTGACCATCATCGCCGAGGTCGATCCCTCCGCCCACAGCGCCGCCGCCGGGTTCTTCGTCAAGACCGGCGCCCGCGACGAGGCCT encodes:
- the thiE gene encoding thiamine phosphate synthase; translation: MRHDAIARMIDSSANRAKEGLRVLEDLARFGMDDRALAESAKHLRHALTTALNALPLDHADLLASRDTPNDIGTAVQSICEYDRPDLAALADANASRVTEALRTLEETSKALAAPDTARQIEHARYDAYELHRRLSLSLHAATAVIQPRVTLLLTQSLCTIHPWEHVLRAALEAGAEEIQIREKSLSDADLLTLAQRARAITREHAARLVINDRVDLALAAQADGVHLGQDDLPIRAARALAGSQLEIGATTPTLELARAAIQSGARVLGLGPMFHSTTRPDKPVAGPAYLATILADPLLANVSHRAIGGITPGNVAQLAAVGCKGVAVSACVCSSPDPAAVVRALRHALEPTRSTLAR